Proteins found in one Longimicrobium sp. genomic segment:
- the pbpC gene encoding penicillin-binding protein 1C, giving the protein MKPRARRITRAAAALLACAAAAALWVALPLPAGLAAPAPVPGLVVEDRAGLPLRATRAADGSRGGWTPLAEMDPRLVQAFLAAEDHRFFAHPGVDARAAARALRDNLRGGPRAGASTLTMQTVRLLRPLPRSWSGKLRQALWALRLDAHLEKRAILEQYLNRVPLGQASVGVSAAATLYFGASARELGLGQAALLAGIARAPSRDNPLVSRERARARRDVVLRRMQALGYATAEEVARARGEPVLPVDRPPPFLAPHFTTRVLGWAEAGGLPPEGTLRTSLDLELQALLEAEVRHTVRVLADRGARHAAAVALDNATGEVLAWVGSPDFGEAGVGQVDMVVSPRQPGSALKPFLYALAFDRGHTAATVLPDLPRSYATTLGPYRPQNYDRRFHGPVRAREALASSYNVPAVELADRLGVESLLAVLRRAGFASLSRDASDYGLGLALGSGDVTLVELANAYRALARGGEWTPWRWRAAAPGEPAPARERVVSERAAALVLDILADADARTPGFGSETPFDFPFPAAAKTGTSRHFTDNWAVGVTRGFTVAVWVGNFTGRPMEGVSGVTGAGPLLYRAMLATASRRPPGALPTPEEAGLVPVRVCRLSGLRATPGCASTVEWFLPGTEPSRVDDWERGGRVALPEEYAEWAAGERRRWSEAASLAGAERFHILAPRDGDRYEVPVGVDPRYATLALRAAGAGGPVRWLVDGREVREPRWRLVPGKHTVRAETGSGAWDEVRIEVAGR; this is encoded by the coding sequence GTGAAGCCGCGCGCGCGCCGGATCACCCGGGCGGCCGCCGCGCTCCTGGCGTGCGCGGCGGCGGCGGCGCTCTGGGTGGCGCTTCCCCTCCCGGCGGGACTCGCCGCCCCGGCGCCGGTGCCCGGCCTGGTCGTCGAGGACCGCGCCGGGCTCCCCCTGCGCGCCACCCGCGCCGCCGACGGGAGCCGCGGCGGGTGGACGCCGCTGGCGGAGATGGACCCGCGGCTGGTGCAGGCGTTCCTGGCAGCCGAGGACCACCGCTTCTTCGCGCACCCGGGGGTCGACGCCCGGGCGGCGGCGCGCGCGCTGCGCGACAACCTGCGCGGCGGGCCGCGGGCCGGGGCCTCCACGCTCACCATGCAGACGGTGCGGCTGCTGCGCCCGCTGCCGCGCAGCTGGAGCGGCAAGCTGCGGCAGGCGCTCTGGGCGCTGCGGCTGGACGCGCACCTGGAGAAGCGCGCCATCCTGGAGCAGTACCTGAACCGCGTCCCCCTCGGCCAGGCCTCGGTGGGGGTCTCGGCGGCCGCCACGCTCTACTTCGGCGCCTCCGCGCGCGAGCTGGGGCTGGGGCAGGCGGCGCTCCTGGCGGGGATCGCCCGCGCCCCCTCGCGCGACAACCCGCTCGTCTCCCGCGAGCGCGCCCGGGCCCGCCGCGACGTGGTGCTGCGGCGGATGCAGGCGCTCGGCTACGCCACCGCCGAGGAGGTGGCGCGGGCGCGCGGGGAGCCCGTCCTCCCCGTGGACCGCCCGCCGCCCTTCCTGGCCCCGCATTTCACCACCCGCGTGCTGGGCTGGGCCGAGGCCGGAGGGCTGCCGCCGGAGGGGACGCTCAGGACCTCGCTCGACCTGGAGCTGCAGGCGCTCCTGGAGGCCGAGGTGCGCCACACCGTGCGGGTGCTGGCGGACCGCGGCGCGCGCCACGCCGCGGCCGTTGCGCTCGACAACGCCACGGGCGAGGTGCTGGCCTGGGTCGGCTCGCCCGACTTCGGCGAGGCGGGGGTGGGGCAGGTGGACATGGTGGTGTCGCCGCGGCAGCCGGGGTCCGCGCTCAAGCCCTTCCTCTACGCCCTGGCGTTCGACCGCGGCCACACGGCCGCCACCGTGCTCCCCGACCTCCCCCGCAGCTACGCCACCACGCTGGGGCCGTACCGGCCGCAGAACTACGACCGCCGCTTCCACGGCCCCGTGCGCGCGCGCGAGGCGCTGGCCAGCTCGTACAACGTCCCCGCCGTGGAGCTGGCCGACCGGCTGGGGGTGGAGTCGCTCCTGGCCGTGCTGCGCCGCGCCGGCTTCGCCTCGCTCTCGCGGGACGCCTCGGACTACGGGCTGGGGCTGGCGCTCGGGAGCGGCGACGTGACGCTCGTGGAGCTGGCCAACGCCTACCGCGCCCTGGCCCGCGGGGGTGAGTGGACCCCCTGGCGCTGGCGGGCGGCGGCCCCGGGCGAGCCGGCCCCGGCGCGGGAGCGGGTGGTGTCGGAGCGGGCGGCGGCGCTGGTCCTCGACATCCTGGCCGACGCCGACGCCCGCACCCCCGGCTTCGGGAGCGAGACGCCCTTCGACTTCCCCTTCCCGGCGGCGGCCAAGACGGGCACCAGCCGGCACTTCACCGACAACTGGGCGGTGGGGGTCACGCGGGGGTTCACGGTGGCGGTGTGGGTGGGCAACTTCACCGGGCGGCCGATGGAGGGGGTGAGCGGGGTCACCGGCGCGGGGCCGCTCCTCTACCGGGCGATGCTCGCCACGGCCAGCCGCCGCCCGCCCGGGGCGCTCCCCACCCCGGAAGAGGCGGGGCTCGTGCCCGTGCGCGTCTGCCGGCTCTCGGGGCTCCGGGCCACGCCGGGGTGCGCCTCGACGGTCGAGTGGTTCCTCCCCGGCACCGAGCCCTCGCGGGTGGACGACTGGGAGCGGGGTGGGCGGGTGGCGCTCCCCGAGGAGTACGCGGAGTGGGCGGCGGGCGAGCGGCGGCGCTGGAGCGAGGCGGCGTCGCTGGCCGGCGCGGAGCGCTTCCACATCCTGGCGCCGCGCGACGGCGACCGCTACGAGGTCCCCGTGGGCGTGGACCCCCGCTACGCGACGCTCGCCCTGCGCGCGGCGGGCGCGGGCGGTCCGGTCCGCTGGCTCGTCGACGGCCGCGAGGTGCGGGAGCCGCGCTGGCGGCTCGTCCCCGGCAAGCACACGGTGCGCGCGGAAACCGGGTCCGGCGCGTGGGACGAGGTCCGCATCGAGGTGGCGGGGAGGTAG